From one Thalassobaculum sp. OXR-137 genomic stretch:
- a CDS encoding matrixin family metalloprotease, with the protein MNAYAPSQIPAACSCGSCGCFGHSSGSAAASMEGAALSTDGRQTLGTAESSGDGNLDAVVVGTSSKWGIGMMGVGTTVTYSFMTSLPSYHGSDPTFSVFNAAMETAARSALAAWSAVANISFVEVSDAGAGGQIRFGANSQSGSSGYAYYPSTNEIGGDVLIANNFSYNLNPTAGSYGYLTMLHEVGHALGLKHPGNYSAGSEGPFLPGSIDNTDTTVMSYYDGTATYASNLGWLDVIAVRYLYGTSSAGSIGNVTWGGDGAETFTGDSGINYFIGNGGSDLFLLGAGNDGVMAGNGEDTLSGGAGSDLLYGNIGTDLVLAGDGDDTIYGGQNGGATQTYGSGTTLAYREGSDTISGGQGADMIYGNHGGDFLVGGAGADKIFGGQDNDSIFGNDGNDTIYGNIGNDVLSGGDGYDRFYFTGNSGNDTITDFTYLVDYVAVQSNVNGSGIGSAADVIARASQIGADVVIDLGAGNTVTLSNYSATSLNSLDIFVF; encoded by the coding sequence ATGAACGCCTATGCGCCTTCCCAGATCCCGGCCGCCTGTTCCTGCGGTTCCTGCGGATGTTTCGGCCACAGCAGTGGCAGCGCCGCCGCGTCGATGGAGGGCGCGGCGCTGTCCACCGACGGCCGGCAGACGCTCGGAACGGCGGAAAGCTCCGGCGACGGCAACCTGGACGCCGTCGTCGTCGGAACCTCCAGCAAATGGGGCATCGGCATGATGGGGGTCGGCACCACGGTGACCTACTCCTTCATGACCAGCCTGCCGAGCTATCACGGATCGGATCCGACCTTCTCCGTGTTCAACGCCGCCATGGAGACCGCCGCGCGCAGTGCGCTGGCAGCGTGGTCGGCAGTGGCGAACATCTCCTTCGTGGAGGTCTCCGACGCCGGCGCCGGCGGCCAGATCCGGTTCGGCGCGAACAGCCAGTCCGGGTCGTCCGGCTACGCCTATTACCCGTCCACCAACGAGATCGGCGGCGACGTGCTGATCGCCAACAACTTCTCCTACAACCTCAACCCCACGGCCGGCAGCTATGGCTATCTCACCATGCTGCACGAGGTCGGCCATGCCCTGGGGCTGAAGCATCCCGGCAATTACAGCGCCGGCTCGGAGGGACCGTTCCTGCCGGGATCGATCGACAACACCGATACGACGGTGATGTCCTATTACGACGGCACGGCCACCTACGCCTCCAACCTTGGCTGGCTCGACGTGATAGCCGTGCGCTACCTGTACGGCACCAGTTCCGCCGGCTCGATCGGCAACGTCACCTGGGGCGGTGACGGGGCGGAGACCTTTACCGGCGATTCGGGCATCAACTACTTCATCGGCAACGGCGGCAGCGATCTGTTCCTGCTCGGTGCGGGCAATGACGGTGTGATGGCCGGCAACGGCGAGGACACGCTCAGCGGCGGCGCCGGCAGCGACCTGCTCTATGGCAATATCGGCACCGACCTGGTGCTGGCCGGCGACGGCGACGACACGATCTACGGCGGCCAGAACGGCGGCGCGACCCAGACCTACGGCTCGGGCACCACGCTGGCCTATCGCGAGGGATCGGACACGATCTCCGGCGGCCAGGGCGCCGACATGATCTACGGCAACCACGGCGGCGATTTTCTGGTCGGCGGGGCCGGCGCCGACAAGATCTTCGGCGGTCAGGACAACGATTCGATCTTCGGCAATGACGGCAACGATACGATCTACGGCAATATCGGCAACGACGTACTGTCCGGCGGCGACGGCTACGACCGGTTCTATTTCACCGGCAACAGCGGCAACGACACGATCACGGACTTCACCTATCTGGTCGATTACGTGGCCGTGCAGTCGAACGTCAACGGCAGCGGCATCGGGTCGGCCGCTGATGTGATCGCCCGGGCCAGTCAGATCGGCGCCGACGTGGTGATCGACCTTGGTGCCGGCAACACGGTGACCCTGTCGAACTATTCGGCGACCTCCCTGAACAGCCTGGACATCTTCGTTTTCTGA
- a CDS encoding M14 family metallopeptidase, which translates to MSATNAYPVELEAPDISAHRNGNTGIDYVHTFDSGKPGPDAMINAVIHGNELCGAIALDYLMKQDIRPTRGKLTVAFVNPEAYLRFDPAEPAKTRFVDEDMNRVWTQERLNGPDSSVELRRARELRPLYDRVERLLDIHSMGTYSDPIMLIHGLEKERRFTREIGYPAMIACGSGHVDGLRLIEYAPFNDPASDRIACLVECGQHWAASSADVAIDTALEYLHALDMIDAETLAAHRRTAPVTQVTMADVTHGYAIRTDDFFFAEYFKGLERFAKAGTVVAVDGGEEIVTPYDDCILVMPNHRAVKGQRAFRLAKLSDAAG; encoded by the coding sequence ATGTCCGCGACGAACGCCTATCCGGTGGAGCTGGAGGCTCCCGATATTTCCGCCCACCGGAACGGCAATACCGGCATCGACTACGTCCATACCTTCGACTCCGGTAAGCCGGGTCCCGACGCGATGATCAACGCGGTCATCCACGGCAACGAGCTGTGCGGGGCGATCGCGCTGGATTACCTCATGAAGCAGGACATCCGGCCGACCCGCGGCAAGCTCACCGTCGCCTTCGTCAATCCCGAGGCCTATCTGCGCTTCGATCCCGCGGAGCCGGCCAAGACCCGCTTCGTCGACGAGGACATGAACCGGGTCTGGACCCAGGAGCGCCTGAACGGTCCGGACAGCTCGGTCGAACTGCGCCGGGCCCGCGAGCTGCGGCCGCTCTACGACCGGGTCGAGCGGCTGCTCGACATCCATTCCATGGGCACCTATTCCGATCCGATCATGCTGATCCACGGGCTGGAGAAGGAGCGCCGCTTCACCCGCGAGATCGGCTATCCGGCGATGATCGCCTGCGGCTCCGGCCATGTGGACGGGCTGCGGCTGATCGAATACGCGCCGTTCAACGACCCGGCCTCCGACCGGATCGCCTGCCTGGTCGAGTGCGGCCAGCACTGGGCGGCATCGAGCGCCGACGTGGCGATCGACACGGCGCTGGAATACCTGCACGCCCTCGACATGATCGACGCCGAGACCCTCGCCGCGCACCGCCGCACCGCGCCGGTCACCCAGGTGACCATGGCCGACGTGACTCACGGCTATGCGATCCGCACCGACGACTTCTTCTTCGCCGAGTACTTCAAGGGGCTGGAGCGGTTCGCCAAGGCGGGCACGGTCGTTGCCGTGGATGGCGGCGAGGAGATCGTCACGCCCTATGACGACTGCATCCTGGTCATGCCGAACCACCGGGCGGTCAAAGGCCAACGGGCCTTCCGCCTGGCGAAACTGTCCGACGCGGCCGGGTAG
- a CDS encoding pyridoxamine 5'-phosphate oxidase family protein: MTAAPPDDLEALAAHIAARLTAAAETRRGAWRTPVLATSTPHGPSARVVVVRSVEAARRRLEIYTDARSAKPGEIAADPRVALTFWDDAAAEQLRMTGSAGAVEDAGAVAARWRAIGPSGQALYGGDPERLVVLEMRWDAWDWLWIGAEPHRRARFTWAPDGTHRADWVDP, encoded by the coding sequence ATGACGGCGGCGCCACCCGACGATCTGGAGGCCCTGGCGGCGCATATCGCGGCCCGGCTGACGGCGGCGGCGGAGACCCGCCGGGGCGCTTGGCGCACGCCGGTGCTGGCGACGTCGACGCCCCATGGGCCGAGCGCCCGGGTGGTGGTCGTCCGCTCGGTCGAGGCCGCGCGGCGGCGGCTGGAGATCTACACCGACGCCCGCTCCGCCAAGCCCGGCGAGATCGCCGCGGATCCCCGGGTGGCGCTGACCTTCTGGGACGACGCGGCCGCCGAGCAGCTCCGCATGACGGGCAGCGCCGGGGCGGTCGAGGATGCGGGCGCGGTCGCGGCGCGCTGGCGCGCGATCGGCCCGTCGGGGCAGGCGCTCTACGGCGGGGATCCGGAGCGGTTAGTGGTGCTGGAGATGCGCTGGGACGCCTGGGACTGGCTGTGGATCGGCGCCGAGCCGCACCGGCGGGCGCGATTCACCTGGGCACCGGACGGGACCCACCGCGCGGATTGGGTCGATCCCTGA
- a CDS encoding multidrug effflux MFS transporter translates to MSDKPLPPPIWILIVATATGPLALNIFVPSMPGLVDVFQTDYAMVQLALTSYLVAVGVAQLVYGPISDRFGRRPALLGGLMVYAVANIACMFAWSIESLILARVLQAIGGCAGMVLGRAIVRDVYDRDRAASAIAIITMAMAVAPAMGPAIGGLIDAQFGWQATFVVPLIVGLVVFCGAWFRLNETNVRPIPSIDVTAMLRNYGSLLRSRAYIGYAANTAMSVGAFFSFIAGAPYVMIEVLHQGPEVYGFYFVLISIGYMTGNFLASRLSSKLGVDRMIPLGVGVSLVGSVTGFALMMMGLVTPMVVFLPMCVVAIGNGLSQPNGISGAVSVNPSIAGAASGLMGFGQMVIGACFTVAVGYFQSDHDHAAMSTMILFATVCSLLFFILARTAPRKE, encoded by the coding sequence ATGTCAGACAAACCGCTTCCCCCGCCGATCTGGATCCTGATCGTGGCGACCGCCACGGGTCCGCTCGCGCTGAACATCTTCGTGCCCTCGATGCCGGGTCTGGTGGACGTGTTCCAGACCGACTACGCGATGGTGCAGCTGGCGCTGACCTCCTACCTGGTGGCGGTCGGCGTGGCGCAGCTCGTCTACGGTCCGATCTCCGACCGGTTCGGCCGGCGTCCGGCGCTGCTCGGCGGATTGATGGTCTATGCCGTCGCCAATATCGCCTGCATGTTCGCCTGGTCGATCGAGAGCCTGATCCTCGCCCGGGTGCTGCAGGCCATCGGCGGCTGCGCCGGGATGGTGCTGGGGCGCGCCATCGTGCGCGACGTGTACGACCGCGACCGGGCGGCCAGCGCCATCGCCATCATCACCATGGCCATGGCCGTCGCACCGGCCATGGGCCCCGCCATCGGCGGCCTCATCGATGCCCAGTTCGGCTGGCAGGCGACCTTCGTGGTGCCGCTGATCGTCGGGCTGGTGGTGTTCTGCGGCGCCTGGTTCCGGCTGAACGAAACCAATGTACGGCCGATCCCGAGCATCGACGTGACCGCCATGCTGCGGAACTACGGCAGCCTGCTGCGCTCGCGCGCCTATATCGGCTACGCAGCCAACACCGCCATGTCCGTCGGTGCCTTCTTCTCCTTCATCGCCGGCGCGCCCTACGTGATGATCGAGGTGCTGCACCAGGGGCCCGAGGTCTACGGCTTCTATTTCGTGCTGATCTCGATCGGCTACATGACGGGCAATTTCCTGGCGAGCCGCCTGTCGAGCAAGCTCGGCGTCGACCGGATGATCCCGCTGGGCGTGGGTGTATCGCTGGTCGGCTCGGTGACCGGCTTCGCCCTGATGATGATGGGGCTGGTGACCCCGATGGTGGTGTTCCTGCCCATGTGCGTGGTCGCCATCGGCAACGGGCTGAGCCAGCCGAACGGCATCTCCGGCGCGGTCAGCGTGAACCCGTCCATCGCCGGAGCGGCCTCCGGGCTGATGGGCTTCGGCCAGATGGTGATCGGCGCCTGCTTCACCGTCGCGGTGGGCTACTTCCAGAGCGACCACGACCATGCGGCCATGTCGACCATGATCCTGTTCGCAACGGTGTGCTCGTTGCTGTTCTTCATCCTGGCCCGCACGGCGCCGCGCAAGGAATGA
- a CDS encoding DMT family transporter, producing the protein MTALRYIAPPIFVLLWSSAFVGAKFGLPHAEPMTFLAIRFAFVTLLFVLIARALSAPWPSSWRQTGHIAVVGALVQGVYLGGVFVAIHRGVPAGLASLIVGLQPILTAVLAGRLLGERTSARQWVGLALGLAGVAMVLEERLHAAHIDPIGLATCIAGLIAISVGTLHQKRYASTMHVASGSAIQNLTAAGLTILGALAFETMEVEWVPSFTLSLAWLSVVVSIGAFSLLMVMIRLGEAVKVVSLFYMVPPTTAVLAWLAFDERIGLLGAAGIAVTAIGVALVVRPAARTDPTKSTGRT; encoded by the coding sequence ATGACCGCTCTCAGATACATCGCCCCGCCGATCTTCGTGCTGCTGTGGAGTTCCGCCTTCGTCGGCGCCAAGTTCGGCCTGCCCCATGCGGAGCCGATGACGTTTCTGGCGATCCGATTCGCCTTCGTCACCCTGCTGTTCGTGCTGATCGCCCGGGCTCTGTCGGCCCCCTGGCCGTCGAGCTGGCGCCAGACCGGGCATATCGCGGTGGTCGGTGCGCTGGTCCAGGGCGTCTATCTCGGCGGCGTGTTCGTGGCGATCCATCGCGGCGTGCCGGCGGGCCTCGCCTCGCTGATCGTCGGGCTGCAGCCGATCCTGACCGCCGTGCTGGCCGGCCGCCTGCTGGGCGAGCGGACCTCCGCGCGGCAATGGGTCGGGCTCGCCCTGGGCCTCGCCGGCGTCGCCATGGTGCTGGAGGAGCGGCTGCACGCGGCGCATATCGACCCGATCGGCTTGGCGACCTGCATCGCCGGCCTGATCGCGATCAGCGTCGGCACCCTCCATCAGAAGCGCTACGCCAGCACCATGCACGTGGCATCGGGCAGCGCCATCCAGAACCTGACGGCGGCCGGGCTCACCATCCTCGGCGCCCTGGCCTTCGAGACGATGGAGGTGGAGTGGGTCCCCTCCTTCACCCTGTCGCTGGCCTGGCTGAGCGTGGTGGTGTCGATCGGCGCCTTCTCCCTGCTCATGGTGATGATCCGCCTGGGCGAGGCGGTGAAGGTGGTCAGCCTGTTCTACATGGTGCCGCCCACCACCGCCGTGCTCGCCTGGCTCGCCTTCGACGAACGGATCGGTCTGCTGGGGGCCGCCGGCATCGCCGTGACCGCCATCGGCGTCGCCCTGGTGGTGCGGCCGGCGGCACGGACTGATCCGACCAAGAGCACTGGTCGAACCTGA
- a CDS encoding putative metalloprotease CJM1_0395 family protein, with protein MTGGTGQGTDPGRGTTGARIAGSSAGPSGAQGADGRAEPLRPGRPLIGGGPFTLAVAFGLQADQQSQTATAASADSPAQAAEIAAQSSAGQDAAGANQLSEEEQKVVRELQQRDQEVRRHEAAHAAAGGAHAGSPTYTYQRGPDGRQYAVGGSVSIDTSPVKGDPEATLQKARQIRAAALAPADPSGQDKSVASAASALERQAQAEISAERRAEQTGEGEEGTAEPATESRTVDATPDVGGAAAAEGADGVASEQSGQTQGLGAASGPSSQGDTTPAFGFSGGTDGDDDAPVGPRQSSPYDLAGLVSRASTGFDNRTPAPQLVSISV; from the coding sequence GTGACGGGCGGGACCGGTCAGGGCACCGACCCGGGACGGGGGACGACCGGCGCGCGCATCGCCGGATCCAGCGCCGGCCCTTCCGGTGCGCAGGGCGCCGACGGCCGCGCCGAACCGCTGCGACCTGGCCGGCCGCTGATCGGCGGCGGACCGTTCACCCTGGCGGTTGCCTTCGGGCTGCAGGCCGACCAGCAGTCGCAGACCGCGACCGCGGCCAGCGCCGACAGTCCGGCCCAGGCGGCCGAGATCGCCGCGCAGTCCTCCGCCGGACAGGATGCGGCCGGCGCCAACCAGCTTTCCGAGGAAGAGCAGAAGGTCGTCCGCGAGCTTCAGCAGCGCGACCAGGAAGTGCGCCGGCACGAGGCGGCGCATGCGGCGGCCGGCGGCGCACATGCAGGGTCGCCGACCTACACCTATCAGCGCGGGCCGGACGGCCGGCAGTATGCGGTCGGAGGTTCCGTCTCCATCGACACCTCGCCGGTGAAGGGCGACCCGGAAGCGACCCTGCAGAAGGCCCGGCAGATTCGCGCCGCCGCCCTGGCGCCGGCCGACCCCTCGGGGCAGGACAAGTCGGTCGCCTCCGCGGCCTCGGCCCTGGAACGCCAGGCCCAGGCTGAGATCTCCGCCGAGCGCCGCGCCGAGCAGACCGGAGAGGGCGAGGAGGGGACGGCCGAGCCGGCGACGGAAAGCCGGACCGTCGACGCCACGCCGGACGTCGGTGGCGCGGCTGCCGCCGAGGGCGCGGACGGCGTTGCCTCGGAACAGTCGGGCCAGACCCAGGGTCTGGGCGCCGCGTCGGGACCGTCGTCGCAGGGCGACACCACTCCGGCTTTCGGATTCTCTGGCGGCACGGACGGGGACGACGACGCGCCCGTGGGGCCGCGTCAATCCTCACCCTACGATCTCGCGGGGCTGGTCAGCCGGGCCTCCACCGGGTTCGACAACCGCACTCCGGCCCCGCAGCTCGTCTCCATCTCGGTCTGA
- a CDS encoding flagellar basal body rod protein FlgC encodes MAITNGIYSALSGATAATRRFDNSAANVANLESVSAPNGSTASVDAAGNPLFRPQRSVDSTTTTGGVRSTQQLVDPTSVQRYDPDAPDADGEGLVNRPNVSLENEVVDQIAAQKQFEANLATIRTADELFESTLDILG; translated from the coding sequence ATGGCGATCACCAACGGCATCTACAGCGCGCTCAGCGGTGCCACGGCGGCAACCCGGCGGTTCGACAATTCGGCGGCCAATGTCGCGAATCTGGAGAGCGTTTCGGCGCCGAACGGCTCCACCGCATCCGTGGATGCGGCGGGCAACCCGCTGTTCCGTCCGCAGCGGAGCGTGGACAGCACGACGACCACCGGCGGCGTGCGCTCGACCCAGCAGCTCGTCGATCCGACCTCGGTCCAGCGCTACGATCCGGACGCGCCGGACGCCGATGGCGAGGGCCTGGTGAACCGGCCGAACGTCTCCCTGGAGAACGAGGTGGTCGACCAGATCGCCGCGCAGAAGCAGTTCGAGGCGAACCTGGCCACGATCAGGACCGCCGACGAGCTGTTCGAGTCCACGCTGGATATCCTGGGTTAA
- a CDS encoding iron-sulfur cluster assembly scaffold protein, with the protein MSDALYQDEIVALARSGRALPRLEAPTVTARVDNPVCGDRITVDLTLEGGTVTAVGAKVQGCALCQASIAMIADNVIGQDAGALPDVAKAVEAYLAGGSETLPWTALSAFSPVRAAKSRWECVMLPFRAANKALAEKG; encoded by the coding sequence ATGAGCGACGCGCTGTATCAGGACGAGATCGTCGCCCTGGCCCGGTCCGGCCGCGCCCTGCCCCGGCTGGAGGCGCCGACCGTCACCGCCCGGGTCGACAACCCGGTCTGCGGCGACCGCATCACGGTGGACCTGACCCTGGAGGGCGGCACGGTGACGGCCGTCGGCGCCAAGGTGCAGGGCTGCGCCCTGTGCCAGGCGTCGATTGCGATGATCGCCGACAACGTAATCGGCCAGGATGCCGGCGCCCTGCCCGACGTGGCCAAGGCGGTGGAGGCCTATCTGGCCGGCGGATCGGAAACCCTTCCCTGGACGGCGCTCTCGGCCTTCTCTCCGGTGCGGGCGGCAAAGTCGCGCTGGGAATGCGTGATGCTCCCCTTCCGCGCGGCGAACAAAGCGCTGGCGGAGAAGGGTTGA
- a CDS encoding molybdopterin-binding/glycosyltransferase family 2 protein encodes MIFGDTPLEQAEGAVLAHSRRLEKRSLKKGRVLDADDVALLREAGFTSVIAARLEDGDVAEDAAADRLVAALAGEGTTVSAAFTGRANLYAKTAGVVLYDPVRLEAFNLVDEAITLALVPPYQAVEEGQMIGTLKIISFAVAGDRVLLTEEIGRRDQPMVRLKPYESTPVGLVQSRLPGTKESVLDSTMEVTRARLHGMASEICHEVRCDHATEALAKAIDETMNKGARLVLVSGASAVVDRRDVVPAAIEQAGGIVEHFGMPVDPGNLMLIGRIGDVPVVGLPGCARSPKLNGFDWVLQRLIADVPVGRAEIGRMGVGGLLKDIPTRPMPRSRRRSSSGEGDTATARAPKIAAIVLAAGQSRRMGAENKLLAELDGKPLVRHVAEAVAGSKAASMTVVLGHEADTVRACLADLKPSYAYNPDYAEGLSTSMKTGLNAVGEDLDGVIICLGDMPMVSTAIIDRMIAAFDPVEGRAIVVPTRRGKRGNPVLFAKRFFEEMARVSGDVGARHLIGNHEDLMVEIEVDDESVLTDIDTPEALAKARGTTGEAGE; translated from the coding sequence GTGATATTCGGTGACACCCCGCTGGAGCAGGCCGAGGGGGCCGTGCTGGCCCATTCCCGCCGCCTGGAGAAGCGCAGCCTGAAGAAAGGCCGCGTGCTCGACGCCGACGACGTCGCCCTGCTGCGCGAGGCCGGCTTCACCAGCGTGATCGCCGCCCGGCTGGAAGACGGCGACGTGGCCGAGGATGCCGCCGCCGACCGGCTGGTTGCCGCCCTGGCCGGCGAGGGCACGACCGTCAGCGCCGCCTTCACCGGCCGCGCCAATCTCTATGCCAAGACCGCCGGCGTCGTGCTCTACGACCCGGTGCGGCTCGAAGCCTTCAACCTGGTGGACGAGGCGATCACCCTGGCCCTGGTGCCGCCCTATCAGGCGGTGGAGGAAGGCCAGATGATCGGCACCCTGAAGATCATCTCCTTCGCCGTCGCCGGCGACCGGGTGCTGCTGACCGAGGAGATCGGCCGCCGCGACCAGCCGATGGTCCGTCTGAAGCCCTACGAGTCGACGCCGGTGGGGCTGGTGCAGTCCCGCCTGCCCGGCACCAAGGAGAGCGTGCTCGACAGCACCATGGAGGTCACCCGGGCGCGGCTGCACGGCATGGCCAGCGAGATCTGCCACGAGGTGCGCTGCGACCACGCCACCGAGGCCCTGGCCAAGGCGATCGACGAGACGATGAACAAGGGCGCCCGGCTGGTCCTGGTCTCCGGCGCCTCCGCCGTGGTCGACCGGCGCGATGTGGTCCCCGCCGCCATCGAGCAGGCCGGCGGGATCGTCGAGCATTTCGGCATGCCGGTGGATCCAGGCAACCTGATGCTGATCGGCCGGATCGGCGACGTGCCTGTGGTCGGCCTGCCCGGCTGCGCCCGCTCGCCCAAGCTGAACGGCTTCGACTGGGTGCTGCAGCGGCTGATCGCCGACGTGCCCGTGGGCCGGGCCGAGATCGGCCGGATGGGGGTCGGCGGTTTGCTGAAGGACATTCCGACCCGGCCGATGCCGCGCTCGCGCCGGCGCTCCAGCAGCGGCGAGGGCGACACCGCGACGGCGCGGGCGCCGAAGATCGCCGCCATCGTGCTCGCCGCCGGCCAGTCCCGGCGGATGGGGGCGGAGAACAAGCTGCTGGCCGAGTTGGACGGCAAGCCCCTGGTGCGTCACGTGGCCGAGGCGGTCGCCGGGTCCAAGGCGGCGTCGATGACCGTGGTGCTGGGCCACGAGGCCGACACGGTGCGGGCGTGCCTTGCCGACCTGAAGCCGTCCTACGCCTACAACCCGGATTATGCCGAGGGGCTGTCCACCTCCATGAAGACCGGTCTCAACGCGGTCGGCGAGGATCTGGACGGGGTCATCATCTGCCTCGGCGACATGCCGATGGTCAGCACCGCCATCATCGACCGGATGATCGCCGCCTTCGACCCGGTGGAGGGCCGTGCCATCGTCGTGCCGACCCGGCGCGGCAAGCGCGGCAATCCGGTGTTGTTCGCCAAGCGGTTCTTCGAGGAGATGGCCCGGGTGTCCGGCGATGTCGGCGCACGCCACCTGATCGGCAATCACGAGGACCTGATGGTGGAGATCGAGGTCGACGACGAGTCGGTGCTGACCGATATCGACACGCCGGAAGCGCTGGCGAAGGCCCGGGGAACGACCGGAGAGGCCGGGGAATGA
- a CDS encoding XdhC family protein, with the protein MRADIFSKLQTARRSKTPVTLVDGLDGKTQALVYADKVDGDLPDAVVKEARDRLRDNKSGVAELGNTRWFFDCHNPPLRLIVVGAVHITQTLVPMASIAGYEVIVVDPRASFATAERFPGVTLMDDWPDEAMEALKPDNRTAIVTLTHDPKLDDPALEVALKSDAFYITCLGSRRTHAKRVERLKEMGFDNATIGRIHAPAGLDIGAVSPAEIAISVLAELTAVLHAKPIVAAAA; encoded by the coding sequence ATGCGCGCCGACATATTCTCCAAGCTGCAGACCGCCCGCCGCTCGAAGACCCCGGTGACCCTGGTCGACGGCCTCGACGGCAAGACCCAGGCCCTGGTCTATGCCGACAAGGTGGACGGCGATCTGCCGGACGCCGTCGTGAAGGAAGCCCGCGACCGGCTGCGCGACAACAAGAGCGGCGTGGCAGAGCTGGGCAATACCCGCTGGTTCTTCGACTGCCACAACCCGCCGCTGCGGCTGATCGTCGTCGGTGCGGTGCATATCACCCAGACCCTGGTGCCGATGGCCTCTATTGCCGGCTACGAGGTCATCGTGGTCGATCCGCGCGCCAGCTTCGCCACGGCGGAACGCTTTCCCGGCGTCACCCTGATGGACGACTGGCCTGACGAGGCGATGGAAGCCCTGAAGCCGGACAACCGCACGGCCATCGTGACGCTGACCCACGACCCGAAGCTGGACGACCCGGCCCTAGAGGTCGCACTCAAGTCGGACGCCTTTTACATCACCTGTCTGGGCTCCCGACGTACCCATGCCAAGCGGGTCGAGCGGCTGAAGGAGATGGGATTCGACAACGCCACCATCGGCCGGATCCACGCCCCCGCCGGGCTGGATATCGGCGCCGTCTCGCCGGCCGAGATCGCCATCTCGGTGCTGGCCGAGCTGACCGCCGTGCTGCACGCCAAGCCGATCGTGGCGGCCGCCGCCTGA
- a CDS encoding XdhC family protein, whose translation MTDPTPFASIDDVLGTAEGWLSEGRKVALATVVKTWGSSPRPVGSRLVIDGDGAMVGSVSGGCIEGAVIKEAFEIMEGGDARLMDFGVSDEQAWDVGLACGGNVQVWVERMEA comes from the coding sequence ATGACCGATCCGACACCGTTCGCCAGCATCGACGACGTATTGGGCACCGCCGAAGGGTGGCTGTCCGAAGGCCGCAAGGTGGCGCTCGCCACCGTGGTGAAGACCTGGGGCAGCTCGCCCCGACCCGTGGGCTCGCGCCTGGTGATCGACGGCGACGGCGCCATGGTCGGCTCCGTCTCCGGCGGCTGCATCGAGGGCGCGGTCATCAAGGAGGCCTTCGAGATTATGGAAGGCGGCGATGCGCGGCTGATGGATTTCGGCGTCAGCGACGAGCAGGCCTGGGATGTGGGCCTCGCCTGCGGCGGCAACGTCCAGGTCTGGGTCGAGCGGATGGAGGCCTGA